One region of Ahniella affigens genomic DNA includes:
- a CDS encoding cyclase family protein codes for MSVLHRSVWCPIILALAATSASAIDLDQATVLDLSHPFNSQTLYWPTSPSQFELKTLAHGQTDGGFFYSSNSFCSPEHGGTHLDAPIHFAEHGKTADQLDLAQLIGPAVVIDVREQVAKNPDYALTADDITAFEANHGKLAAGTIVLLQTGYSKHYPNRKAYFGDDTPNDASKLHFPSYGPDAATLLVDKRHVAVLGVDTASIDIGQSKDFQVHRIAAAKNVAGLENLNGLDRLPPVGASVVALPMKIEGGSGGPVRVIALLPPK; via the coding sequence ATGAGTGTCCTGCATCGTTCCGTGTGGTGTCCGATCATCCTGGCGCTTGCCGCGACGTCGGCATCGGCAATCGATCTCGATCAGGCCACGGTGCTTGATCTCAGTCATCCATTCAACAGCCAGACCCTCTACTGGCCAACCTCTCCCAGTCAGTTCGAACTGAAGACCCTTGCGCACGGACAAACCGACGGCGGCTTCTTCTATTCGTCGAACAGTTTCTGTTCGCCCGAGCACGGCGGCACGCATCTTGATGCGCCGATCCATTTCGCCGAGCATGGCAAGACCGCCGATCAACTGGACCTCGCGCAACTGATTGGCCCTGCGGTCGTGATCGATGTTCGCGAACAAGTCGCCAAGAATCCTGACTACGCACTGACGGCTGACGACATCACCGCCTTCGAGGCCAATCATGGCAAGCTCGCAGCGGGCACGATTGTGCTGTTGCAAACGGGCTACAGCAAACACTACCCGAACCGCAAAGCGTACTTCGGCGACGACACGCCGAATGACGCGAGCAAGCTGCACTTTCCGAGTTACGGGCCGGATGCGGCGACGCTCTTGGTGGACAAGCGGCACGTGGCAGTGCTGGGCGTCGATACAGCGTCGATCGATATTGGCCAGTCAAAAGACTTTCAAGTTCATCGCATTGCTGCAGCCAAGAATGTGGCCGGTCTGGAAAACCTGAATGGTCTGGATCGTTTGCCGCCCGTCGGAGCCAGCGTCGTGGCGCTGCCGATGAAGATCGAAGGGGGTTCGGGTGGGCCGGTGCGGGTCATTGCGCTACTGCCGCCAAAATGA